A portion of the Leptospira kanakyensis genome contains these proteins:
- a CDS encoding Maf family protein — protein MFILKSTSPRRIQILTDLGFLFQVTPANIDESQNKQEPALRYLERMVHSKLGQDLEPNHLYLAADTIVVFKDEILHKPTDLEDAVRILQTLSGKKHSVFSGAGLQTARSVDFFYEETVIQFKDWNEDEIRDYILRCQPFDKAGSYGIQDENGPVLERVGSYTNVMGFPLRSFFARSSVWLPYWERSFKRID, from the coding sequence TTGTTTATACTCAAATCGACATCGCCAAGACGGATCCAAATACTGACTGACCTCGGTTTTTTGTTCCAAGTAACACCAGCAAACATTGACGAGTCTCAAAACAAACAGGAACCAGCCCTTCGGTATTTAGAACGAATGGTTCACTCAAAATTAGGACAAGATTTAGAGCCTAACCATCTCTATTTGGCCGCTGATACCATAGTCGTATTCAAAGATGAAATTTTGCACAAACCCACTGACTTGGAAGATGCGGTTCGCATCCTGCAAACACTCTCAGGAAAAAAACATTCGGTATTTTCGGGGGCTGGTCTACAAACCGCAAGGAGTGTTGATTTCTTTTATGAAGAAACCGTCATTCAATTTAAGGATTGGAACGAAGATGAAATTAGAGATTATATTTTACGATGCCAACCGTTTGATAAAGCAGGTTCTTATGGGATCCAAGATGAAAACGGTCCCGTGTTAGAACGAGTTGGATCTTATACCAATGTGATGGGATTTCCCCTCCGAAGTTTTTTCGCTCGTTCTTCGGTATGGTTACCTTATTGGGAAAGGTCTTTTAAGCGTATAGATTGA
- the holA gene encoding DNA polymerase III subunit delta → METKKSQAREFSSLFQLFKTQTSNLPQFFAYTGEDSYEFELIIDHYKEALSKSSGPYEIILIVSESGEQAKLFAELFTPDMFYPRKLIIVKQAAALFKPILDAKSAQEWKDFASGFRKNITAVSDEIFLIVHYDGKDIPQSLVQLFQGTLNYYKTKFLYPSDYPKVFKEVCDQEQVHFEPNAADEFIHRIPANVGAYLKSVKKLKQYLHRSKFTIDDVNSVLFSQNELNTNVLVETLVQKRKIDFFKEFTKFSDQNSEILSFLTRLSYKLDEIRKIKVIRARHNGEVPIPIMDELLKTGSYSDARKNFVRRQLVSDSALFTDKTLDLFYDQVIEMNIKFKSGLRDEEGRNYFLQKIMHLFSLLQERSSK, encoded by the coding sequence ATGGAAACAAAAAAATCACAAGCCAGAGAATTTAGCTCTCTTTTCCAACTATTCAAAACCCAAACTAGTAACCTTCCGCAATTTTTTGCCTACACAGGCGAAGATTCTTATGAATTTGAACTCATCATCGATCATTACAAAGAAGCCCTTTCAAAGTCTTCAGGCCCTTACGAAATCATTTTGATTGTATCTGAATCAGGAGAACAGGCAAAACTTTTTGCTGAACTATTTACACCTGATATGTTCTACCCAAGAAAACTCATCATTGTCAAACAAGCTGCCGCACTTTTTAAACCCATACTTGATGCGAAATCCGCGCAAGAATGGAAAGACTTTGCTTCTGGATTTCGTAAAAATATAACCGCAGTTTCGGATGAAATTTTCCTCATTGTTCATTACGATGGAAAAGACATTCCACAAAGTTTGGTTCAACTTTTTCAAGGAACTTTAAACTATTACAAAACTAAGTTTTTATATCCAAGTGATTACCCAAAAGTTTTCAAAGAAGTTTGTGACCAAGAACAAGTGCATTTTGAACCCAATGCTGCCGATGAATTCATCCATCGAATTCCTGCAAACGTGGGAGCTTACCTTAAAAGTGTTAAAAAACTAAAACAATACTTACACCGTTCCAAGTTTACCATCGATGATGTGAATTCCGTTTTATTTAGTCAAAATGAACTGAATACGAATGTTCTCGTAGAAACATTAGTTCAAAAACGTAAGATTGATTTTTTTAAAGAATTTACAAAGTTTAGTGACCAAAACTCTGAGATCCTCAGTTTCTTAACCAGACTCAGCTACAAACTAGATGAAATTCGCAAAATCAAAGTCATTCGAGCAAGACACAATGGTGAAGTTCCCATTCCTATCATGGATGAACTTTTAAAAACAGGAAGTTATTCTGATGCCAGAAAAAATTTTGTAAGAAGGCAATTGGTTTCTGATTCCGCTTTATTTACTGATAAAACTTTAGATTTATTTTATGACCAAGTGATTGAAATGAATATCAAATTCAAATCAGGGCTTCGCGATGAAGAAGGAAGGAATTATTTTTTACAAAAAATTATGCACCTCTTTTCCTTACTTCAAGAAAGATCCTCCAAATGA
- a CDS encoding LIC10012 family protein has product MSRRSFRIFYTLTLLFIAFFPQFISGKEISILPAYISGDVPPVLGTRREAGFELSRLSRHYLKRNFFTEITDPKLVENFLNESEWNEEAELKDQDLYSYCNEWDSHFVVQDQIDFGNPILVKSVIFNCKNQTRQTIQSKLISNFVLAYEKHNEKSFRFLPPRFYEKKNKIAPNYEINVFIDINSSYAYYKKDFLKSLTSMYDQDGLFLGVTLIKKDKTVTIPPTKEHIEIKKLMEETGWQGNNQSESIVSALQGLRSKISSGKKDSRKLFLLLSSSIKDKSGSIIMALNDLRHMEIEPVLLVPNHSELSTIRELQRIGKASNSRVVGITEYQKIGTSEGYEYLYLNQFNVYSSVEELQMPFNWNQNQVKKFDASLVRAAVDVVTPYNLYLAYEKISDKRVLEKEEIKTDLEYILRTESNTDQTEKDRFQTVLVESKGEAIWIQLPYDVVVTKGKEYLIQTTFVLDPLSTWGVRNAPAETNLLKINSTYPKTLMVKPSQAKKFLDTNKIREFNGYLQGTVSVIKKK; this is encoded by the coding sequence ATGTCTCGCCGTTCTTTTCGCATTTTCTACACACTAACCCTCCTTTTTATTGCGTTCTTTCCACAATTTATTTCTGGGAAAGAAATTTCTATTCTCCCTGCCTATATTTCAGGCGATGTTCCTCCCGTTCTCGGGACACGACGCGAGGCGGGTTTTGAATTGTCCCGTCTTTCACGACACTATTTAAAACGAAATTTTTTTACTGAAATCACAGATCCAAAACTTGTAGAAAATTTTTTGAATGAATCTGAGTGGAACGAAGAGGCAGAGTTAAAGGATCAGGATTTATATTCTTATTGTAACGAATGGGATTCGCATTTTGTAGTACAAGATCAAATTGATTTTGGAAATCCCATCCTTGTTAAATCAGTTATTTTCAATTGTAAAAACCAAACGAGACAAACCATCCAATCCAAACTCATTTCAAATTTTGTTTTGGCATACGAAAAACATAATGAAAAAAGTTTTAGATTTTTGCCTCCACGATTTTATGAAAAGAAAAACAAAATTGCTCCCAATTATGAGATTAATGTTTTTATCGATATCAATTCCTCGTATGCCTATTACAAAAAAGATTTCTTAAAAAGTTTAACTTCCATGTACGATCAAGATGGATTGTTTTTGGGTGTGACTCTCATTAAAAAAGACAAAACAGTCACTATTCCACCAACAAAAGAACATATAGAAATTAAAAAATTGATGGAGGAAACCGGTTGGCAGGGAAACAACCAATCAGAATCGATCGTTTCCGCATTACAAGGGTTAAGATCAAAAATCTCCTCTGGGAAAAAAGATTCTAGAAAACTCTTTTTATTACTTTCTTCAAGTATTAAAGATAAATCCGGGTCTATCATTATGGCATTGAATGATTTGCGCCATATGGAAATCGAACCTGTATTGTTAGTTCCCAACCACTCGGAACTGAGTACCATTAGAGAATTACAAAGGATTGGTAAGGCAAGTAATAGCCGGGTTGTAGGAATTACGGAATACCAAAAGATTGGAACCTCAGAAGGATACGAATATCTCTATTTAAACCAATTTAATGTTTATTCCTCGGTAGAAGAATTACAGATGCCTTTCAATTGGAACCAGAACCAAGTCAAAAAGTTTGATGCCTCTTTGGTTCGAGCCGCAGTTGATGTGGTCACTCCATACAACCTTTATCTAGCTTATGAAAAAATATCCGATAAACGTGTATTGGAAAAAGAAGAAATCAAAACTGATTTGGAATATATACTGCGAACAGAATCCAATACAGACCAAACAGAAAAAGATAGATTCCAGACGGTTCTTGTTGAATCAAAAGGAGAAGCCATTTGGATTCAGTTGCCCTATGATGTGGTGGTAACAAAAGGAAAAGAATATTTAATCCAAACTACGTTTGTCCTTGATCCTCTTTCTACTTGGGGAGTGAGAAATGCTCCTGCAGAAACAAATTTACTAAAAATAAATTCAACATATCCAAAAACACTGATGGTAAAACCTTCACAGGCAAAAAAGTTTTTAGATACTAACAAAATTAGAGAATTTAATGGTTACTTGCAAGGGACAGTGAGTGTCATTAAAAAGAAGTAA
- a CDS encoding SDR family NAD(P)-dependent oxidoreductase, whose protein sequence is MSLFDVKGKTILITGASRGIGKTLALGFRDAGAIVYGAGSRPESIEWMTKEGINGVVLDVRSEGAAYEVIGQIRAKHGKLDTLINNAGIATNTPASGFKEEELQNIVQTNYVGVFRNCQAYYKHHKKEGGNIINVASVLGMVGSKLASVYSGTKGAVITLSKALAIEWCNNGYRVNVICPGLIDTEMTDMIKDKEFIMKQVLAGIPMGRLGKPEELLGAAIYLASDTSSYMTGQCIVLDGGLTAQ, encoded by the coding sequence ATGAGTTTGTTTGATGTAAAAGGGAAAACAATTTTGATCACCGGTGCCAGCCGAGGTATTGGTAAAACATTGGCTCTAGGATTTAGAGATGCCGGTGCTATCGTTTACGGTGCAGGTTCCAGACCAGAATCCATTGAATGGATGACCAAAGAAGGTATCAATGGTGTGGTCTTGGATGTGCGAAGTGAAGGTGCGGCTTATGAAGTCATTGGCCAAATTAGAGCAAAACATGGAAAACTGGATACACTCATCAACAATGCAGGGATTGCAACAAACACTCCTGCTTCTGGATTTAAAGAAGAAGAATTACAAAATATAGTTCAAACAAACTATGTGGGAGTATTTCGCAATTGCCAAGCTTACTACAAACACCATAAAAAAGAAGGTGGAAACATCATTAACGTAGCTTCGGTTCTCGGAATGGTGGGAAGTAAACTTGCTTCTGTTTATTCTGGCACAAAAGGTGCTGTCATCACTTTATCCAAAGCACTTGCCATAGAGTGGTGTAATAATGGTTACCGTGTGAATGTGATTTGCCCCGGTCTTATTGATACAGAAATGACCGATATGATCAAAGACAAAGAATTCATCATGAAACAAGTGCTTGCTGGAATTCCGATGGGTAGACTTGGGAAACCAGAAGAATTACTCGGTGCAGCAATTTATTTAGCATCAGATACTTCTTCTTATATGACAGGTCAGTGTATTGTTTTGGATGGAGGTCTCACAGCACAGTAG
- a CDS encoding CapA family protein — MITLFRFIFFWLVTVPCLSCYTLPDVYFTRQVRIKVVGDLMCHNSQISTYYFPKTKQYDSSGSFEYVSNLLQDADLTLGNLETTIATDPIEFTGYPRFGSPIGYLTGIQNSGFDILSTANNHSADKGPFGIDHTIDSVIQKGMVPIGTFKSNSDYLDRKDFFIEVNGIKIAIYNYTYSTNGIPVKNGRTVRLLDENQIKEDVVFAKESGIHFVILWYHYGSEYEEKPDKSQTKWVNLGFEAGADIIIGGHPHVVQRIDQFQEEKTWEDRLVAYSLGNFLSAQNRENTDGGIILSFELEINSRNQKKIKNVITEPVWVYSHGYKIIPILKYARNEISLKLPKHLEKRMYGYEAHLKKIPGLTF, encoded by the coding sequence ATGATTACATTATTTCGTTTTATATTTTTTTGGTTGGTCACGGTTCCCTGCCTTTCTTGTTACACTCTACCTGATGTTTACTTTACTAGGCAAGTGCGAATTAAAGTTGTTGGTGATCTCATGTGCCATAACTCACAAATCTCTACCTATTATTTTCCAAAAACAAAACAATATGATTCCAGTGGTAGTTTCGAATACGTTTCAAATTTATTACAAGATGCTGATTTAACATTAGGTAACTTAGAAACCACGATAGCAACAGATCCAATTGAATTTACAGGTTACCCAAGATTCGGTTCTCCGATTGGTTATTTAACAGGAATACAAAATTCTGGATTTGATATTTTATCCACAGCTAACAATCATTCTGCTGACAAAGGCCCATTTGGAATTGATCATACAATTGATTCTGTAATCCAAAAAGGAATGGTTCCTATTGGAACTTTTAAATCCAATTCTGATTACTTAGATAGAAAAGATTTTTTTATCGAAGTCAATGGAATCAAAATTGCGATTTATAATTATACATATTCAACCAATGGAATTCCTGTTAAAAATGGTCGAACTGTTAGGCTCTTGGATGAAAACCAAATCAAAGAAGATGTGGTTTTCGCCAAAGAAAGCGGAATTCATTTTGTTATCCTTTGGTACCACTATGGATCGGAGTATGAAGAGAAACCTGATAAGTCGCAAACCAAATGGGTGAATCTTGGATTTGAGGCCGGAGCTGATATTATCATTGGAGGCCATCCGCATGTAGTGCAAAGAATTGATCAGTTCCAAGAAGAAAAAACCTGGGAAGATCGACTGGTTGCTTATTCTCTTGGTAATTTTTTGTCTGCTCAGAATAGAGAAAACACTGATGGTGGAATCATTTTATCTTTCGAATTAGAAATCAATTCGCGGAATCAAAAAAAAATTAAAAATGTAATTACGGAACCAGTTTGGGTTTATTCCCATGGATATAAAATTATACCCATTCTGAAATATGCACGAAATGAGATTTCGTTAAAACTTCCGAAACATTTAGAAAAAAGAATGTATGGGTATGAAGCACACCTTAAAAAAATTCCAGGTTTAACTTTTTAA
- a CDS encoding ribonuclease R family protein, with protein MDTYKIQRKIIEFLDQKSGKDITRQEIKKKFTESSEFKRPDPKTKKVKSFKRKEKVPRKEIEFLIDQLINLLEAEGLLIPNKKYLTVASPFRLTGRISISRRGDGFISLPSKNEIFVPGPMTNSAITGDKVEVIPLGIGKRDRLEAEVTNIVKRGRVLYRMRVKEKTNKFVFGNFLDMLGEGKEGVLHVKSILKDTFDSINVNDTLIVKFKEGAIPQDNLYDVSFIRFESDTKEDSDLQRILMKYNYDPVHPDFIPLDFPEEVSEKTVSDWNSRTDLRDLYAVTIDGITAKDFDDAISFVDEGNRLRVWIHIADVSYYVEKDSPLDKEAYERATSVYLANRVVPMLPPILSENLCSLVANTNRLAFTVEMEASKSGEIYNAKFYKSVIKVNTRYTYEMAEEEIKAKDPKNWMYQVSQFTEALRKRRMEAGRIDLNLRETTITWNERKEPVGIENRERLTSHMLIEELMLSANLKVDEFLRKKKVPSLHRIHEAMDEEKLETLNHFLQLNGYNIQIKDTSYAEIMKAVKEIEDGSVGKIFNYLLLRSFMQAYYGSDPLGHWGLGFKDYCHFTSPIRRYPDLIVHRVLQATLLETERAYSENEIAVMGLHCSEEERRAADAERDIVKIKSFRYLESTGIQEFKGFIVGIRPSQIFVELDISNLEGVLDKSEFTDEFEVTIKNDFSFYSKKYSKIFFIGDPVSVSLDRIDFEEIKVFLKLKDFKKDEPSTKKK; from the coding sequence ATGGATACCTATAAAATACAAAGAAAAATCATAGAATTTCTGGATCAAAAATCCGGAAAGGACATCACAAGACAAGAGATCAAAAAAAAATTTACCGAATCAAGTGAATTCAAACGACCCGACCCAAAAACGAAGAAAGTAAAATCCTTCAAACGAAAAGAAAAAGTTCCTAGAAAAGAAATCGAATTCTTAATCGACCAACTTATAAATTTGTTAGAAGCCGAAGGTTTGCTAATTCCTAACAAAAAATACCTAACGGTAGCCAGTCCCTTTCGCCTAACAGGAAGAATATCAATCTCTCGTAGGGGTGATGGATTTATCTCTCTCCCCTCCAAAAACGAAATTTTTGTACCAGGGCCGATGACTAATTCCGCTATCACCGGAGACAAAGTAGAAGTCATTCCTTTGGGAATTGGAAAAAGAGACAGGCTTGAAGCAGAAGTCACAAATATTGTCAAACGAGGCCGTGTTCTTTACCGAATGCGAGTGAAAGAAAAAACAAACAAATTTGTTTTTGGAAATTTCCTCGATATGCTAGGTGAAGGTAAAGAAGGAGTCCTTCACGTTAAATCCATTCTCAAAGATACCTTTGATTCGATTAATGTAAACGATACCCTCATTGTAAAATTCAAAGAGGGAGCCATCCCTCAGGACAATCTTTACGATGTGAGTTTTATTCGTTTTGAATCGGATACAAAAGAAGACAGTGACTTACAACGGATTCTAATGAAATACAATTATGATCCTGTGCATCCTGACTTTATCCCTTTGGACTTTCCTGAAGAAGTTTCGGAAAAAACTGTTTCTGATTGGAACAGTAGAACCGACTTACGGGATTTATATGCAGTCACAATCGATGGAATCACAGCCAAGGATTTTGATGATGCCATTAGTTTTGTCGATGAAGGAAATAGACTTCGCGTATGGATTCATATTGCTGATGTTTCCTATTATGTAGAAAAAGATTCTCCTCTGGACAAAGAGGCCTATGAAAGAGCCACTTCGGTTTATTTAGCCAACCGAGTGGTTCCCATGTTACCGCCGATTTTATCAGAAAACCTTTGTAGTTTGGTAGCCAATACCAATCGCCTCGCCTTTACCGTAGAGATGGAAGCAAGTAAATCTGGTGAAATTTACAATGCCAAGTTCTATAAATCCGTTATCAAAGTGAATACAAGATACACTTATGAAATGGCCGAAGAGGAAATCAAAGCCAAAGATCCTAAAAATTGGATGTATCAGGTTTCACAATTCACAGAAGCCCTTCGCAAACGTAGAATGGAAGCCGGGAGAATTGATTTAAACTTAAGAGAAACAACAATCACTTGGAACGAAAGAAAAGAACCTGTTGGGATAGAAAATCGGGAACGCCTAACAAGTCATATGCTCATTGAAGAGTTAATGTTATCTGCCAACTTAAAGGTAGATGAGTTTTTAAGGAAAAAGAAAGTTCCTTCCTTACACCGAATCCACGAAGCCATGGATGAGGAAAAACTAGAGACCCTCAATCACTTTCTCCAATTGAATGGATATAACATCCAAATCAAAGATACAAGTTACGCAGAAATCATGAAGGCAGTAAAAGAAATCGAAGATGGTTCCGTTGGAAAAATTTTCAATTACTTACTGTTACGAAGTTTTATGCAGGCGTATTACGGATCAGATCCTCTCGGGCACTGGGGACTTGGGTTCAAGGACTATTGTCATTTCACTTCACCCATCCGAAGGTATCCTGATCTAATTGTTCATAGAGTGTTACAGGCAACCCTTTTAGAAACAGAAAGAGCTTACTCGGAAAATGAAATCGCCGTTATGGGACTTCATTGTTCGGAAGAAGAAAGAAGGGCCGCAGATGCGGAACGAGACATTGTAAAAATCAAATCGTTTCGTTACCTGGAATCAACAGGAATCCAAGAGTTTAAGGGATTTATTGTTGGAATCCGACCTTCTCAAATTTTTGTCGAATTAGATATTTCTAATTTGGAAGGGGTACTTGATAAATCGGAGTTTACCGATGAATTTGAAGTTACGATAAAAAATGATTTCTCATTTTATTCGAAAAAATATTCCAAAATATTTTTCATCGGTGATCCGGTTTCCGTAAGCCTCGATCGAATTGATTTTGAAGAGATCAAAGTTTTTTTGAAATTGAAGGATTTTAAAAAAGACGAACCCTCAACCAAAAAGAAATAA
- a CDS encoding alkaline phosphatase family protein, with protein sequence MTNQKNIKRNNVIIIGILLVLFSCGWEKDYKRAAYLSLQPDTDLILAPFPFNIFDREARDAITLSHYSKEEIKNILEDHNLSWETLNHEWQLDAEDENFSKEVNYTSHYTQYFYDTEIPIWIYGPKWIRTGQYSDEINQQHIPSIYGKILDFKFKNTIDVSYLEKIFRNETTKPEIIVTVVVDQGGRQLYKAHKGAYPFLEDLKNKSAYFKKAKVGHLESHTAVGHMAIGTGAFPKDSKIFSNEIYTFADGKVLHRPVYQGKNKDWDLSEMKVPSFADEWDLSKNNEPVIVSQCYAARAAVGMAGHGKLFLPTTKGSEKISPDNDYVYWQDIKNLSWSTYTDAFLVPKSVQKYNLYQFYLNHKKEISTHFDAKDPIDLISKIHHFQGSEFQAKMDGSLFRDTITETILNTKKDKDGITDLGYVTLKATDAVGHLYGWESKEAEQVLKATDKEIETIFEFLKTNFGDNFIMVVTADHGAAPMPEISNGLFLSHERFFDTVNELLPESERTKHSLVKWVAHSQLSLDRDLMTKYQISEEAIIQKIMSIQVKERQFFRKLWKREEIPNLSL encoded by the coding sequence GTGACCAACCAAAAAAATATAAAACGAAATAATGTAATCATAATAGGTATCTTGCTAGTTCTCTTTAGTTGTGGTTGGGAAAAAGATTATAAACGAGCTGCCTATTTATCCTTACAACCAGATACCGATTTAATATTAGCACCATTTCCATTCAATATATTTGATAGAGAGGCAAGGGATGCAATCACTCTTTCGCATTATTCAAAGGAAGAAATTAAAAATATTTTAGAAGATCACAATTTATCTTGGGAAACGTTAAACCACGAATGGCAATTGGATGCGGAAGATGAAAACTTTTCGAAAGAAGTCAATTACACATCACACTATACACAATACTTTTATGATACAGAAATTCCCATTTGGATTTATGGACCAAAATGGATCCGAACTGGTCAGTATTCTGATGAAATCAACCAACAACACATCCCATCCATATACGGAAAAATTTTAGACTTTAAGTTTAAGAATACAATCGATGTATCCTATTTGGAAAAAATATTCCGCAACGAAACCACTAAACCAGAAATCATTGTCACTGTAGTTGTAGACCAAGGTGGAAGGCAACTTTACAAAGCCCATAAAGGTGCTTATCCTTTCTTGGAAGATTTAAAAAACAAATCTGCCTATTTCAAAAAAGCAAAAGTCGGTCATTTAGAATCCCATACAGCAGTCGGTCATATGGCGATTGGTACTGGAGCTTTTCCAAAGGATTCAAAAATCTTCTCAAATGAAATTTATACTTTTGCAGACGGAAAAGTCCTCCATAGACCAGTTTACCAAGGGAAAAACAAAGATTGGGATCTGAGCGAGATGAAAGTTCCAAGTTTTGCCGATGAATGGGATCTTTCCAAAAACAATGAACCTGTAATCGTAAGTCAATGTTACGCGGCTAGAGCCGCGGTAGGAATGGCTGGTCACGGTAAACTTTTTTTACCAACAACAAAAGGATCTGAAAAAATCTCTCCAGATAATGATTATGTTTATTGGCAAGACATCAAAAATTTATCTTGGTCCACCTACACAGATGCATTCCTTGTTCCGAAGTCTGTGCAAAAGTACAATTTGTACCAATTCTATTTGAATCATAAAAAAGAGATTTCTACTCATTTTGATGCAAAAGATCCTATAGATTTAATTTCAAAAATCCATCATTTCCAAGGTTCTGAATTTCAGGCAAAGATGGATGGTTCCCTCTTTCGCGATACCATTACAGAAACCATTCTTAATACAAAAAAAGATAAAGATGGAATCACGGATCTTGGTTATGTTACTTTAAAAGCGACGGATGCTGTTGGACATTTGTATGGATGGGAATCCAAAGAAGCGGAACAAGTTTTAAAAGCTACCGATAAAGAAATAGAAACCATCTTTGAATTTCTAAAAACCAATTTTGGTGATAACTTTATTATGGTGGTAACAGCCGATCACGGTGCGGCTCCAATGCCAGAAATCTCCAATGGTCTTTTTCTAAGTCATGAAAGATTTTTTGATACTGTGAATGAATTATTACCGGAATCAGAAAGAACCAAACATTCTTTAGTCAAATGGGTGGCTCATTCCCAATTGTCTTTGGATCGTGATTTGATGACGAAATACCAAATCAGTGAAGAGGCAATCATTCAAAAAATCATGTCGATTCAAGTGAAAGAAAGGCAGTTTTTTAGAAAGCTGTGGAAACGAGAAGAAATCCCGAATCTATCTTTATAA
- a CDS encoding L-threonylcarbamoyladenylate synthase, with amino-acid sequence MILYLHPENPEVRKLKQISDRLKDGAVYIFPTDTVYAIIADSHSKLGVEKIYAIRKLPKDKPLSLMCKDISMASNFIEYLPNSAYRLMKRVTPGPFTFVLKANKNLPKPSIVHHKDKQIGIRIPDHIYLTELLKIHNSPLTSTSAFCDDEFIIDIDDLESIYGNQVDGIVDGGIVRMELSTIVQINDDSIDLIREGKGYDLIAGEISG; translated from the coding sequence ATGATCCTTTACCTCCATCCAGAAAATCCGGAAGTTCGAAAACTCAAACAAATTTCGGACAGGTTGAAGGATGGAGCCGTATATATTTTTCCAACTGACACAGTTTATGCGATTATTGCCGATTCTCATTCAAAGTTGGGTGTCGAAAAAATATACGCCATTCGTAAACTTCCCAAAGACAAACCACTTTCTCTTATGTGTAAAGACATTTCAATGGCATCCAATTTCATTGAATATTTACCAAATTCAGCCTATCGTCTAATGAAACGAGTGACACCTGGCCCATTTACCTTTGTCCTGAAAGCCAATAAAAATCTACCGAAACCCTCGATCGTTCATCATAAGGATAAACAGATAGGGATTCGTATCCCAGATCATATTTACCTGACTGAACTTTTAAAAATTCATAATTCACCTCTCACTTCCACATCAGCTTTTTGCGATGACGAGTTCATCATTGATATTGATGATTTAGAATCTATTTATGGCAACCAAGTGGATGGGATTGTAGATGGTGGAATTGTCAGAATGGAACTTTCTACTATTGTACAAATCAATGATGACTCGATTGACTTGATCCGTGAAGGAAAGGGATACGATCTGATAGCCGGAGAAATCTCTGGTTAA
- a CDS encoding helix-turn-helix domain-containing protein, with amino-acid sequence MSLKRSKPSSEWICSGSDIQKIRNQWMETSNSNLPMLIIGERGVGKSFWIQRSLEQRNISPSSIIRLDFSYPFPFVESLEKIKSSKQMVTILIDCITKANPEEVLLLQQWWKSEKYEEKSKVNLYWEIHSEELEILNQKNVYADFYDQLKSFRFELPNLKKRISELPLFVSQFLEEANTDLGKKITGMEEEFFVFFKNKTFTTNLSELRDMIFALVGFSSGKQLHWKHIPSHFFENQLTELEVKPGISLESYEKEIIKANLIYTKGNREKAAKLLGISERNLYRKLHEYHLEDLS; translated from the coding sequence GTGTCATTAAAAAGAAGTAAACCAAGTTCAGAATGGATATGTAGCGGATCTGATATCCAAAAGATTCGCAACCAATGGATGGAAACTTCTAATTCCAATTTACCAATGTTAATCATTGGAGAAAGAGGAGTAGGGAAAAGTTTTTGGATCCAGAGGAGTTTAGAACAAAGGAATATTTCTCCGAGTTCCATCATTCGGTTGGATTTTTCGTATCCATTTCCATTTGTTGAATCCTTAGAAAAAATCAAATCATCCAAACAGATGGTTACCATTCTGATTGATTGCATCACAAAGGCAAACCCAGAAGAAGTATTGTTATTACAACAATGGTGGAAGTCTGAAAAATATGAAGAAAAATCCAAAGTAAACTTATATTGGGAAATCCATTCTGAGGAACTCGAAATCCTAAATCAAAAGAATGTGTATGCTGATTTTTATGACCAGTTAAAATCCTTTCGATTTGAACTTCCTAATTTGAAAAAAAGAATTTCTGAATTACCGTTATTTGTTTCTCAGTTTTTAGAGGAAGCAAACACTGATCTCGGTAAAAAGATTACAGGGATGGAAGAAGAGTTTTTTGTTTTTTTTAAAAACAAAACGTTCACTACAAATCTTTCTGAACTAAGAGATATGATCTTTGCACTTGTTGGATTTTCTTCTGGCAAACAATTGCATTGGAAACATATCCCATCACATTTTTTTGAAAACCAACTTACAGAATTAGAAGTAAAACCTGGAATTAGTTTGGAAAGTTATGAAAAGGAAATCATCAAAGCCAATTTAATTTATACAAAAGGAAATAGAGAAAAAGCGGCCAAACTACTTGGAATCTCTGAACGGAATTTGTATCGCAAATTACATGAATATCATTTGGAGGATCTTTCTTGA